Proteins from a genomic interval of Gemmatimonadaceae bacterium:
- a CDS encoding alpha/beta hydrolase, which produces MAFPDLTPVPPASWQSLVVSLLVRARMRPHAHRPIDPLWVRSQMGRPRAARRLMARATGAHYRELPPSAGWPGGELLTPPQASDTSPVLLYLHGGGYIACSPETHRSLVGSLVQRLGAHGYVPRYRLAPEHPYPAALDDAKAAYRHLLDVVGVAPERLVVAGDSAGGGLALALVMAARDAGWPLPAAVVTYSPWTDLAGTGASLDENTERCAMFAGDTIRRAAQFYAGAADPRTPYLSPLYGSYHGFPPLLLHASTDEVLRDDTLRVAARAREAGVAVELALWARVPHVWQFFAAVLPEARASLAATEAFVRRQLEAVRARV; this is translated from the coding sequence GTGGCCTTTCCTGACCTCACTCCGGTGCCGCCAGCCAGCTGGCAGTCGCTCGTCGTGTCGCTGCTCGTGCGGGCGCGCATGCGGCCGCACGCCCATCGGCCCATCGATCCGCTCTGGGTGCGGAGCCAGATGGGCCGTCCGCGTGCGGCGCGGCGGTTGATGGCGCGTGCCACCGGGGCGCACTATCGGGAGCTGCCGCCGAGTGCCGGCTGGCCGGGGGGCGAACTGCTTACCCCCCCGCAGGCGAGCGATACGTCGCCGGTCCTGCTGTACCTCCACGGGGGCGGCTACATCGCCTGCTCGCCGGAAACGCACCGCTCGCTCGTGGGCTCGCTGGTGCAGCGCCTCGGCGCGCACGGGTATGTCCCGCGCTATCGCCTGGCACCCGAGCATCCATATCCGGCGGCACTCGACGATGCGAAGGCAGCGTATCGCCATCTGCTGGATGTCGTGGGAGTCGCGCCCGAGCGGCTGGTGGTCGCCGGCGACTCCGCGGGGGGCGGGCTCGCACTCGCGCTTGTGATGGCCGCGCGTGATGCCGGCTGGCCCCTCCCGGCGGCGGTGGTCACATACAGCCCGTGGACCGATCTCGCCGGCACGGGCGCGTCGCTCGACGAAAACACTGAGCGGTGCGCGATGTTTGCCGGTGACACCATTCGCCGGGCGGCGCAGTTCTACGCCGGCGCGGCGGATCCCCGGACGCCCTATCTCTCCCCGCTGTATGGGAGTTATCACGGCTTTCCGCCGCTGCTGCTGCATGCGAGCACCGACGAAGTGCTGCGCGACGATACGCTCCGGGTCGCGGCGCGTGCCCGAGAGGCCGGCGTCGCGGTGGAGCTGGCCCTCTGGGCGCGCGTGCCACACGTCTGGCAGTTCTTCGCGGCCGTGCTCCCGGAGGCGCGGGCGTCGTTGGCCGCCACCGAGGCGTTTGTCCGTCGGCAGCTCGAGGCGGTACGCGCCCGGGTGTGA
- a CDS encoding LytTR family DNA-binding domain-containing protein: MRVLIVDDEALARQRVRRLLQNESDVEIVGEAESGHDAVAMIRELQPDLVCLDVQMPGLDGFGVLRELDGSTVPMVLFITAYDEHAQRAFDVHAVDYVLKPVDDERFRAAFDKARKQRANAQAAERLGELLETVRRLADGGSAEPKADTGNGGAAAPAGGGGRYASRILVKQDGRMFFVKTTEIDWIEADRNYVRLHVGKTAHTIRERISHLEETLDPRLFARIHRSTIVNLNRVREMQQWFSGDYVVILEDGTRLRLSRHYRDRVEKQVGVG, translated from the coding sequence GTGCGAGTCCTGATCGTGGATGACGAGGCGCTGGCTCGCCAGCGTGTGCGGCGGCTGCTGCAGAATGAGTCCGACGTCGAAATCGTCGGCGAAGCCGAGTCCGGTCACGATGCGGTGGCGATGATTCGCGAGCTGCAGCCGGATCTGGTCTGCCTCGACGTGCAGATGCCGGGACTGGACGGCTTCGGCGTGCTCCGGGAGCTCGACGGCAGCACGGTGCCCATGGTGCTGTTCATCACCGCCTACGATGAACATGCCCAGCGGGCGTTTGATGTACATGCGGTGGACTACGTCCTCAAGCCGGTCGACGACGAGCGCTTCCGTGCCGCCTTCGACAAGGCGCGCAAGCAGCGGGCGAATGCGCAGGCGGCCGAGCGGCTGGGCGAACTGCTGGAGACGGTGCGCCGGCTCGCGGACGGCGGCAGCGCCGAGCCGAAGGCGGACACCGGGAACGGCGGGGCAGCGGCGCCGGCGGGCGGCGGCGGCCGCTATGCGAGCCGCATCCTGGTCAAGCAGGACGGGCGCATGTTCTTCGTGAAAACCACGGAGATCGACTGGATCGAGGCCGATCGCAACTACGTGCGCCTGCATGTCGGCAAGACCGCGCACACCATTCGCGAGCGGATCAGCCATCTCGAGGAAACGCTCGACCCGCGCCTGTTCGCGCGGATCCACCGCTCGACGATCGTGAACCTCAACCGCGTGCGCGAAATGCAGCAGTGGTTCTCGGGCGATTACGTGGTCATCCTCGAGGATGGCACGCGACTCCGGCTGAGCCGGCACTACCGCGATCGCGTCGAGAAGCAGGTGGGCGTGGGCTGA
- a CDS encoding histidine kinase, with protein MSAPALPLTIADEGRRLRRLTRLLFALVWILPATLAGVQMRLVGDASGTHYSLGTALLWQGSAWMLWSLWSQLILTLVDRVKLDTARILPWLATHMVATAIVCTADVLAIAWLDHVFGAVGQVTSYTFAVRMVLVNHLDFQVVLYWAVLGAAYMVEFVRRYRERDRAAAELEQKLARTTLEALRMQLNPHFLFNALNSVNELMEMDVRTAQRTLVRVSDLLRLSLRSAAQSVIPVWQEIELVELYLQIARVRYGEGLEADISVDPSVVDAMIPSFLLQPLVENALKHGLAPGHRDQCIEVRLSRQGNSMEIVVEDNGKGLDGLLTTSGRFLAAVPSVDGLGIGLTNTRSRLAMLYGDRYAFRMSNLPTGGCRVEIRLPLDEA; from the coding sequence ATGAGTGCTCCCGCACTGCCATTGACCATCGCCGACGAGGGCCGTCGCCTGCGTCGGCTCACGCGTCTGCTGTTCGCACTCGTGTGGATCCTGCCGGCCACGCTCGCTGGCGTGCAGATGCGCCTCGTGGGAGACGCCTCCGGGACGCATTACAGCCTGGGCACGGCGCTCCTGTGGCAGGGCTCCGCCTGGATGCTCTGGAGCCTCTGGTCGCAGCTGATCCTCACCCTGGTCGATCGGGTCAAGCTCGACACGGCGCGAATCCTTCCGTGGCTGGCGACGCACATGGTTGCCACCGCAATCGTTTGCACCGCAGACGTCCTCGCGATCGCCTGGCTCGACCACGTCTTCGGCGCCGTCGGGCAGGTGACGAGCTACACCTTCGCGGTGCGCATGGTGCTCGTCAACCACCTCGACTTTCAGGTGGTGCTCTACTGGGCCGTGCTCGGCGCCGCGTACATGGTCGAGTTCGTGCGCCGCTACCGCGAGCGGGATCGCGCGGCGGCGGAGCTCGAGCAGAAGCTCGCCCGCACCACCCTCGAAGCGCTGCGCATGCAACTCAATCCGCACTTTCTCTTCAACGCGCTCAACTCGGTCAACGAGCTGATGGAGATGGACGTGCGCACCGCGCAGCGTACCCTGGTGCGGGTCAGCGATCTCCTGCGGCTGTCGCTGCGGAGTGCGGCCCAGTCGGTCATTCCGGTCTGGCAGGAGATCGAGCTGGTCGAGCTGTATCTCCAGATTGCCCGCGTCCGGTACGGCGAGGGGCTCGAAGCCGACATTTCGGTGGATCCGTCGGTGGTCGATGCGATGATCCCCAGCTTCCTGCTGCAGCCGCTGGTGGAGAACGCCCTCAAGCACGGCCTCGCGCCGGGCCACCGCGACCAGTGCATCGAAGTGCGCCTCTCCCGTCAGGGAAACAGCATGGAGATCGTCGTCGAGGACAACGGCAAGGGGCTCGACGGCCTGCTCACGACCAGCGGGCGCTTCCTCGCCGCCGTCCCGAGCGTCGACGGCCTCGGCATCGGGCTCACGAATACCCGGTCGCGCCTCGCGATGCTCTACGGGGATCGCTACGCGTTTCGCATGAGCAACCTCCCCACGGGGGGCTGTCGCGTGGAGATCAGGCTGCCGTTGGACGAGGCGTAA
- a CDS encoding SIMPL domain-containing protein (The SIMPL domain is named for its presence in mouse protein SIMPL (signalling molecule that associates with mouse pelle-like kinase). Bacterial member BP26, from Brucella, was shown to assemble into a channel-like structure, while YggE from E. coli has been associated with resistance to oxidative stress.), with translation MTDSSRTALLVPAVVLALGAAGAGALIGGGFARMRTADRTVEVKGVSEKEAKADLAIWPLRLVATDNDLARANAVLEQNVKAVRAFLHAQGLDSTGSELTVQEFSVQDSRTMGGGDNASRYVIRQTIVVRSTLVDQVQAASQRVPDLVREGVVLSSGQEYGSGGPTFVFTKLNDLKPVMIAEATARARQAAEQFAKDSQSELSGIRNATQGYFEILPRDQAQGISEEMQVVKRVRVVTTVSYGLR, from the coding sequence ATGACGGACTCTTCGCGCACCGCCTTGCTGGTCCCCGCTGTTGTCCTTGCCCTTGGTGCGGCCGGCGCCGGCGCGCTCATCGGCGGCGGCTTCGCGCGCATGCGCACCGCCGATCGCACCGTCGAAGTGAAGGGCGTTTCGGAGAAGGAGGCCAAGGCCGATCTCGCGATCTGGCCGCTCCGTCTCGTGGCGACCGACAACGATCTCGCGCGCGCCAACGCCGTACTCGAGCAGAACGTGAAGGCGGTCCGCGCCTTTCTGCATGCGCAGGGGCTCGACAGCACCGGCTCCGAGCTGACGGTGCAGGAATTCTCAGTGCAGGACTCCCGCACCATGGGCGGGGGCGACAATGCGTCGCGCTACGTGATCCGGCAGACGATCGTGGTACGCTCCACGCTCGTTGACCAGGTGCAGGCGGCCAGCCAGCGGGTGCCGGACCTCGTGCGCGAAGGCGTGGTCCTGTCGTCGGGTCAGGAGTATGGCAGCGGCGGCCCCACCTTTGTCTTCACGAAGCTCAACGACCTGAAGCCGGTGATGATCGCCGAGGCCACGGCGCGCGCGCGGCAGGCCGCCGAGCAGTTCGCGAAGGATTCGCAGAGCGAGCTCTCCGGTATCCGCAACGCCACGCAGGGATACTTCGAGATCCTGCCGCGCGATCAGGCGCAGGGTATTTCGGAGGAGATGCAGGTGGTCAAGCGCGTTCGCGTGGTGACCACCGTGAGCTACGGGCTCCGCTGA
- a CDS encoding rRNA pseudouridine synthase gives MSLARALSRLGYGTRREAEALIAARRVTSANGRPWRASDQPPPHDILVDGEPLDPPAGSVVLLHKPVGYVCSTSDRPPLVYELLPARFPHRDPVMATVGRLDADTSGLLLLTDDGALNHRLTSPRSHVAKTYEATLAEPLRGDEAEQFASGTLRLAGESSPLLPATLTVLDATRVAVTVHEGRYHQVRRMFAAVGNHVQALHRTAFGSVTLGDLAPGAWRLLTGDEVAALAASAVKTKGATPSTRPPADGSPDAG, from the coding sequence ATGTCGCTCGCCCGGGCGCTGTCCCGACTCGGCTATGGCACCCGCCGTGAAGCGGAAGCGCTGATTGCCGCGCGGCGCGTGACGAGCGCGAACGGACGTCCATGGCGCGCCAGCGATCAGCCGCCACCGCACGACATCCTGGTGGATGGCGAGCCGCTCGATCCTCCCGCCGGCAGCGTCGTCCTGCTGCACAAACCCGTGGGGTACGTCTGCTCCACCAGTGACCGCCCCCCGCTCGTGTATGAGTTGCTGCCGGCACGCTTCCCGCATCGCGATCCGGTGATGGCCACCGTGGGCCGCCTCGATGCCGACACGAGCGGGCTGTTGCTCCTGACCGACGATGGGGCGCTCAACCATCGGCTGACGTCACCGCGGTCGCACGTCGCCAAGACCTACGAGGCCACGCTCGCCGAGCCGTTGCGGGGCGATGAAGCCGAGCAGTTTGCGAGCGGCACGTTGCGGCTCGCGGGTGAATCCAGCCCGCTGCTTCCGGCCACGCTCACCGTGCTCGACGCGACGCGCGTGGCAGTAACCGTACACGAAGGGCGATATCACCAGGTCCGCCGCATGTTCGCGGCGGTGGGCAATCACGTGCAGGCGCTGCACCGCACCGCGTTCGGCTCCGTCACGCTGGGCGATCTCGCGCCGGGGGCATGGCGCCTCCTGACGGGTGACGAGGTCGCCGCGCTTGCGGCGAGCGCCGTCAAGACGAAGGGCGCGACCCCTTCGACTCGGCCACCAGCCGACGGATCGCCGGACGCAGGGTGA
- a CDS encoding TlpA family protein disulfide reductase, whose translation MSTTGAPVPSRSRWRRWLTLPNLFTAGVLLWAAPRCWPHVEALAGMRHRTRERVAQFTVTTRDGRTLNAESLRGRVVLINVWATWCPPCRAEMPALRQLADAYAADSVVVLGFSVDRGPAAAVDAFLRDRHITYPVAIVSDGVIAALGGVQGYPTSFLLDRQGVIRHTVIGPVGPLTLRPAIRRLVAESKGSRPSS comes from the coding sequence ATGAGTACGACTGGAGCGCCGGTGCCGAGCCGTTCACGCTGGCGGCGCTGGCTCACGCTCCCCAATCTGTTCACCGCCGGTGTGCTGCTCTGGGCGGCGCCGCGCTGCTGGCCGCATGTGGAAGCGCTGGCCGGCATGCGGCACCGCACCCGCGAGCGCGTGGCGCAGTTCACGGTGACCACGCGTGATGGGCGAACCCTGAACGCCGAATCGCTGCGCGGCCGCGTCGTGCTCATCAACGTCTGGGCCACGTGGTGCCCGCCCTGTCGCGCCGAGATGCCGGCGCTCCGCCAGCTGGCCGACGCGTATGCGGCCGACAGTGTGGTCGTGCTGGGCTTCAGCGTCGATCGTGGCCCCGCGGCCGCCGTCGATGCGTTTCTGCGCGACCGGCACATCACCTATCCCGTCGCGATCGTCAGTGATGGCGTGATCGCCGCGCTGGGGGGCGTGCAGGGCTATCCGACGAGCTTTCTGCTCGATCGGCAGGGCGTCATTCGGCACACGGTGATCGGACCGGTCGGGCCGCTCACCCTGCGTCCGGCGATCCGTCGGCTGGTGGCCGAGTCGAAGGGGTCGCGCCCTTCGTCTTGA
- a CDS encoding methyltransferase, producing MRVASRAGVIAHGSTDAPTEMLAEAVAALEGDGKASLHLASGNGIVAAVAAARGFDVTALDRYAPHAEATARTLEANDVPDARTRARHAVLPANEPDPIRDRSQYLVTLRIPTDRVGVQQAVEEAFRVLRTGGTLLMAGANDEGARTAAKSLEAYFGNASLEAQHSGCRLLRATRTSAQPLGNFGHAWTDPLRAHELVIPIAGIPTAVYTRPGVFSWEHLDDATAILLDLMQVPNGASVLDLGCGAGILAIAAARLSGSGRVLGVDADADAVRCARLTLREAGVSNVEIRASDVDDAVGDERFDVIITNPPFHLGKATELTIPRAFIDAADAHLAPGGSLFLVANRQLPYERLVAERFGAVQTLHDGRRFKVLGARR from the coding sequence GTGCGCGTAGCCAGTCGGGCTGGGGTCATCGCCCACGGCAGCACCGACGCCCCCACCGAGATGCTCGCGGAAGCCGTCGCGGCCCTTGAGGGGGACGGGAAGGCCTCGCTGCATCTGGCCTCCGGGAATGGCATCGTGGCCGCCGTGGCCGCGGCTCGTGGCTTCGATGTCACCGCGCTTGATCGGTATGCGCCCCACGCCGAGGCGACCGCGCGCACGCTAGAGGCCAATGACGTGCCGGACGCGCGCACGCGGGCGCGCCACGCTGTGCTGCCGGCCAACGAGCCCGATCCGATTCGCGACCGTTCGCAGTACCTCGTGACGCTGCGCATTCCCACCGATCGCGTGGGGGTGCAGCAGGCCGTCGAAGAGGCGTTTCGCGTGCTGCGCACCGGCGGCACCCTGCTCATGGCCGGCGCGAACGATGAGGGCGCGCGCACGGCGGCCAAGTCGCTCGAGGCGTACTTCGGCAATGCGAGCCTCGAAGCACAGCACAGCGGCTGCCGGCTCCTGCGCGCCACCCGCACGAGCGCGCAACCACTCGGGAACTTCGGGCACGCCTGGACCGATCCGCTGCGCGCCCACGAACTCGTCATCCCGATCGCCGGGATTCCCACGGCCGTCTACACGCGCCCGGGGGTCTTCTCGTGGGAGCACCTCGACGATGCCACCGCCATTCTGCTCGATCTGATGCAGGTCCCCAACGGCGCCTCGGTGCTGGATCTGGGGTGCGGCGCCGGGATCCTGGCCATCGCCGCCGCGCGTCTGAGCGGATCCGGGCGCGTACTGGGCGTGGACGCCGACGCCGATGCCGTGCGCTGCGCGCGGCTCACGCTGCGCGAGGCGGGCGTCTCGAACGTGGAGATTCGCGCCAGTGATGTCGATGACGCGGTGGGCGACGAGCGCTTCGATGTGATCATCACCAATCCGCCCTTTCACCTCGGCAAGGCCACCGAGCTCACGATTCCGCGGGCGTTCATCGATGCCGCCGACGCGCATCTCGCGCCGGGGGGCTCGCTGTTTCTCGTGGCCAATCGCCAACTCCCCTACGAACGCCTCGTCGCCGAGCGCTTTGGCGCCGTGCAGACGTTGCACGACGGCCGTCGCTTCAAGGTGCTCGGCGCCCGGCGATGA
- the typA gene encoding translational GTPase TypA, which translates to MHIRNVAIIAHVDHGKTTLVDKMLRQAGAFRENQVVEERVMDSNPLEKERGITILAKNTSIRWKDTKINIVDTPGHADFGGEVERILRMVDGVLLVVDAFDGPMPQTRFVLRKALELGRTPIIVINKIDRPGADPLRVHDEVLSLFIELEASEEQLDSPVVYCSAKNGISTLDMDVEPVDFTPLFDTIVKTVPAPPNDSEGPFQMLVSTIDYSAYLGRLAIGRIERGTVHMGDSITLVTTDSSVAPVRGRVTKLYGYEGLERVEIEQASAGEIVQLAGFEDVDIGNTLTDPSAPEALEGISVEEPTISVDFLVNNSPFAGKDGKFVTSRQIRERLYKELERNVALKVEDTDTTDAWSVSGRGELHLSILMETMRREGFEFQVSRPRVITRTGDNGEKLEPFEELAIDVPEDYLGVVIEKLGPRKAEMIEMKNPGQGLVRLLYRVPARGLFGFRSEFLTDTRGTGIMHHRFLEYGPWAGPLSGRSRGVLVSMENGTIVAFALFSLQERSTLFVTPGDAVYEGMLIGENSRPGDMDVNPCKEKKLTNMRSKGADEAITLEPPRQLTLESALEYIEDDELIEVTPTSIRLRKRMLSASDRKRVTREVKRERDRASA; encoded by the coding sequence ATGCACATTCGTAACGTCGCCATCATCGCGCACGTCGACCACGGGAAGACGACCCTCGTCGACAAGATGCTCCGCCAGGCTGGGGCTTTCCGCGAAAATCAGGTCGTCGAAGAACGCGTGATGGACTCCAATCCGCTCGAAAAGGAGCGGGGGATCACCATTCTCGCGAAGAACACGTCGATCCGGTGGAAGGACACGAAGATCAACATCGTGGACACCCCGGGGCACGCGGACTTCGGCGGCGAAGTGGAGCGCATCCTGCGCATGGTGGACGGCGTGCTGCTGGTGGTCGACGCGTTCGACGGCCCGATGCCGCAGACCCGGTTCGTGCTCCGCAAGGCGCTCGAACTCGGGCGCACCCCGATCATCGTCATCAACAAGATCGACCGCCCGGGCGCCGACCCGCTGCGCGTGCACGATGAGGTGTTGAGCCTCTTCATCGAGCTCGAAGCCAGCGAAGAGCAGCTCGACAGCCCGGTCGTCTACTGCAGCGCCAAGAACGGGATCTCCACGCTCGACATGGACGTCGAGCCGGTGGACTTCACGCCGCTCTTCGACACGATCGTCAAGACCGTGCCGGCGCCGCCGAATGATTCGGAAGGTCCGTTCCAGATGCTGGTCTCCACGATCGACTACTCGGCCTACCTCGGCCGTCTGGCCATCGGGCGTATCGAGCGTGGCACGGTGCACATGGGCGACTCGATCACCCTCGTCACCACCGACAGCAGCGTGGCCCCGGTGCGCGGCCGCGTGACCAAGCTGTACGGCTACGAAGGGCTCGAGCGCGTCGAAATCGAGCAGGCGTCGGCCGGTGAGATCGTGCAGCTGGCGGGCTTTGAGGACGTCGATATCGGCAATACCCTCACCGATCCGTCGGCCCCCGAGGCGCTCGAAGGCATCAGCGTGGAAGAACCCACCATCAGCGTGGACTTCCTGGTCAACAATTCGCCGTTCGCGGGCAAGGACGGCAAGTTCGTGACGTCGCGGCAGATCCGTGAGCGCCTGTACAAGGAGCTCGAGCGCAATGTGGCGCTCAAGGTCGAGGACACCGACACGACCGACGCCTGGAGCGTCTCCGGTCGCGGCGAACTGCACCTCTCCATTCTCATGGAGACGATGCGCCGCGAGGGCTTCGAATTCCAGGTGTCGCGCCCGCGCGTGATCACGCGCACCGGCGACAATGGCGAGAAGCTCGAGCCGTTCGAGGAGCTCGCCATCGACGTGCCGGAAGACTACCTCGGCGTCGTCATCGAGAAGCTCGGTCCCCGCAAGGCCGAGATGATCGAGATGAAGAACCCGGGGCAGGGGCTTGTGCGCCTGCTGTACCGCGTGCCGGCGCGAGGGCTCTTTGGCTTCCGCAGTGAATTCCTGACCGATACCCGCGGCACCGGCATCATGCACCACCGCTTCCTGGAGTACGGGCCGTGGGCGGGGCCGCTCTCGGGTCGCTCGCGCGGCGTGCTGGTGTCCATGGAAAACGGCACCATCGTGGCCTTCGCCCTCTTCAGCCTGCAGGAGCGCTCGACGCTCTTCGTGACACCCGGTGACGCGGTGTACGAGGGGATGCTGATCGGCGAGAACTCGCGTCCGGGGGACATGGACGTGAACCCCTGCAAGGAAAAGAAGCTCACGAACATGCGCTCGAAGGGCGCGGACGAAGCGATCACGCTCGAGCCGCCCCGCCAGCTCACGCTCGAAAGCGCACTCGAGTACATCGAGGACGACGAGCTGATCGAGGTCACGCCCACGAGCATCCGGCTGCGCAAGCGCATGCTCTCGGCGAGCGATCGCAAGCGCGTCACGCGCGAGGTCAAGCGGGAGCGGGACCGCGCCTCGGCCTGA
- the pdxA gene encoding 4-hydroxythreonine-4-phosphate dehydrogenase PdxA — MRLALTLGDPRGIGPEIVAKALNDPRIGALGAAWFVLGGDEDFAPTAEIAERVSGWLRRDEGAEGRLAAAGRFAGRAVERAARMALAGQVDGMVTAPLDKAALLAGGYDYPGHTEMLAAIADVPTTMMLASDRLRVVLATTHIALRDVPRALTFDALHIAAHGTREGLKRDFGIPAPRIALCAMNPHAGDHGRFGTEDDDLLTPAARALGLAGPLPADTVFVRAMRGEFDAVIAPYHDVGMTAIKVASFGSAVNVTLGLPFVRTSPDHGTALDIAGQGIASAESMIRAMEVAVEMIHRRKNPPPAT; from the coding sequence GTGCGGCTCGCCCTCACGCTGGGCGACCCGCGCGGCATCGGCCCGGAGATTGTGGCCAAGGCGCTCAACGACCCACGTATCGGGGCGTTGGGCGCCGCGTGGTTTGTGCTGGGCGGCGACGAGGATTTTGCGCCCACCGCCGAGATCGCGGAGCGGGTGAGCGGCTGGCTGCGGCGCGACGAGGGCGCGGAGGGGCGCCTCGCGGCGGCGGGACGCTTTGCCGGTCGCGCGGTAGAGCGCGCGGCGCGGATGGCGCTGGCGGGGCAGGTGGACGGCATGGTCACGGCGCCCCTCGACAAGGCGGCGCTGCTGGCCGGTGGCTACGACTACCCGGGGCACACGGAGATGCTCGCCGCCATCGCGGATGTGCCGACCACGATGATGCTGGCCAGCGACCGCCTGCGCGTGGTGCTCGCCACGACGCACATCGCGCTGCGCGACGTGCCGCGCGCGCTCACCTTTGATGCGCTGCATATCGCGGCGCACGGGACCCGCGAGGGGCTCAAGCGCGACTTCGGCATTCCGGCGCCCCGCATTGCGCTGTGCGCCATGAATCCGCACGCCGGCGACCACGGCCGCTTCGGCACCGAAGACGACGACCTCCTCACGCCGGCCGCGCGCGCCCTGGGGCTCGCCGGTCCACTCCCCGCCGACACGGTGTTCGTGCGGGCCATGCGCGGCGAATTCGACGCCGTCATCGCGCCGTACCACGACGTGGGGATGACCGCCATTAAGGTGGCCAGCTTCGGGAGTGCCGTGAACGTCACGCTCGGCCTCCCCTTCGTTCGCACCAGCCCCGATCACGGCACCGCGCTCGATATCGCCGGGCAGGGGATCGCCAGCGCGGAGAGCATGATCCGCGCGATGGAAGTGGCGGTGGAGATGATCCACCGCCGGAAGAACCCACCACCCGCGACCTAG
- a CDS encoding peptidylprolyl isomerase, with translation MMPRLLSLLTGAAIVAAPVSLSRAQGAGSQPPAKPPVKAPAKTPEKAPAKAPAKAPAAAPTAVAKPTLTAADTANLLPLDGVAAIVGDQVILISEVMAAVNTERASGRVKVESAKDLAKVETDVLNQLVDAELLVQKAKTEKVEVNDVDIQLDVDNLEKRARASFKTEAEFRGALKESGFGTLEEWRKMQFDQAKRGKLQQGIMSKLQRDGKVTAVNVTDAEIADAFNNVKDRLPPKPARVGIRQIVIATKASDAAKKRAKDKADSLRAELEKHPEDFESVAKRFSMDPGSAELGGDLGWNRRGRMVAEFDRVMFGMNPGVLSPVFETQYGYHIVRVDRVQPAEVKARHILIRPTTDSTDETRTRLLADSVAAAWRKGGSFDSLSVKFHDESSGEEKTIPEFPRDSLPVDYKNALEGKKLNEITAPFPIPDPQSNVHKFVVAQVTFLDEAGEYTQAEYRDRIRDQLAEERKMRRLIDTLKKQTYVSIRYTPDPNAK, from the coding sequence ATGATGCCTCGACTGCTCTCCCTGCTCACCGGCGCCGCGATTGTCGCGGCGCCGGTGTCGCTTTCCCGCGCGCAGGGCGCGGGCTCGCAGCCACCGGCCAAGCCGCCGGTCAAGGCGCCTGCCAAGACGCCGGAAAAGGCCCCCGCGAAGGCGCCCGCGAAGGCACCCGCTGCGGCGCCGACGGCGGTGGCGAAGCCGACGCTGACGGCGGCCGACACGGCCAATCTGCTGCCGCTCGACGGCGTGGCGGCGATCGTCGGCGATCAGGTCATCCTGATCTCCGAGGTCATGGCGGCGGTCAACACCGAGCGCGCCAGCGGGCGCGTGAAGGTGGAGTCGGCCAAGGATCTCGCGAAGGTGGAGACGGACGTCCTCAACCAGCTCGTCGACGCCGAACTGCTCGTGCAGAAGGCCAAGACGGAGAAGGTGGAGGTCAACGACGTCGATATTCAGCTGGATGTCGACAACCTCGAGAAGCGCGCCCGTGCCAGCTTCAAGACCGAGGCCGAGTTCCGGGGCGCCCTCAAGGAGAGCGGCTTCGGCACGCTCGAAGAGTGGCGCAAGATGCAGTTCGATCAGGCCAAGCGCGGCAAGCTGCAGCAGGGGATCATGTCCAAGCTGCAGCGCGACGGCAAAGTCACGGCGGTGAATGTCACCGATGCCGAAATCGCCGACGCCTTCAACAACGTCAAGGATCGCCTGCCGCCCAAGCCGGCGCGCGTTGGCATCCGGCAGATCGTCATCGCCACCAAGGCGAGCGATGCGGCGAAGAAGCGGGCGAAGGACAAGGCGGACTCGCTGCGGGCGGAGCTCGAGAAGCACCCGGAAGATTTCGAGAGCGTGGCCAAGCGCTTTTCGATGGACCCCGGCTCGGCGGAGCTTGGCGGTGATCTCGGCTGGAATCGCCGCGGGCGCATGGTGGCCGAGTTCGACCGCGTCATGTTCGGGATGAACCCGGGCGTGCTGAGCCCCGTGTTCGAAACGCAGTACGGGTATCACATCGTGCGCGTGGACCGGGTGCAGCCGGCGGAAGTGAAGGCGCGCCACATCCTGATTCGCCCCACGACCGACAGCACCGACGAAACGCGGACGCGGCTGCTGGCCGACTCGGTGGCGGCGGCGTGGCGCAAGGGCGGGAGCTTCGACTCGCTCAGCGTGAAGTTCCACGATGAGTCGTCGGGCGAAGAGAAGACCATTCCGGAGTTCCCGCGCGACTCATTGCCGGTGGACTACAAGAATGCGCTCGAAGGGAAGAAGCTGAACGAGATCACGGCGCCGTTCCCGATTCCCGACCCGCAGTCGAACGTGCACAAGTTCGTGGTGGCGCAGGTCACCTTCCTGGATGAAGCCGGCGAGTACACGCAGGCGGAGTACCGGGATCGGATCCGCGATCAGCTGGCCGAAGAGCGGAAGATGCGGCGCCTCATCGACACGCTGAAGAAGCAGACCTACGTGTCGATCCGGTACACGCCCGACCCGAACGCGAAGTGA